The nucleotide sequence GTCGGCTACGACACCCTCGAAATGGCGGTAGCAGCATCCACCAGTGATGTTCCTATCGCACAGTTCGTACTTTCGGCAATAAATGGCAACGACTATATGTACATGTCGGTGCACAACGGGAAACTGGCAGAAATCCTTGGAATAAGTGTTGAGAACTCTCCCGTAGAAGTTATCGTATCCATGAAAGAAAAAGGTGGTCACTTATTGGGTCTTGACATCATGCGCAATGCCCATTACATGGACACCTACCCCGAAAGTTATCCGGAACTTTCAATCGAAGAATACGCAAACTTCAGGGAAGTCCGCACCACAGGCATCGGGAAAAACAAGCTCTACCGTTCCTCAAGCCCTATTGACCATGGCCTCGGCCGAAACTACTACGCCGACTCCCTCGCACAAGAAGCAGGAGTCGCCACGTTTATCAACTTGGCCGATTCAGAAAACTCCGGCACCTCTTACAAGGGATACGAAGCCACCTACTATTCGACACAAAACATTGCCTTTTTGGCGTTGAACGTAGATTTCTATTCTAAATCATTCCAGGAACGACTTGTCATCGGATATCGCTACATGATCGAGCACGAAGGCCCGTATCTGGTTCACTGCACCTATGGCATGGACCGCACCGGTTTCACAATCGCCGTTCTGGAAGCTCTGATGGGCGCAACGTCCGAAGAAATTCAAGCCGACTATGCGAAGACCTTTAGCAACTACTTCACCGTTCGCGAAGGCAAGCAGATTGCCTTGAGCGAAGAACAAGTGGGATTCTTCAAGGCCGTTGTCCTAAGGAATCTAAAGTCCGTATACCATGCCGCAGGAATCGAGGTTCCCGACACCAGTAATGCAGACTGGGCTTCAGCCACAGAGAAATTCCTGGAAAAACTGGGAATGACTCAAGAAGAAATCGCTGCTTTGAAGGACAGGTTGAAATAATGAAACTCATGCTTACTTGCGAGCACGCAAGCAATCGATTGCCCGCCGCCTTCAAAAAAGCTGTTCCGGCAGATGTATTAAAGACGCACCGCGCCTACGACATCGGAGCCGTTCATGTGTTCCGCAAGCTGGTAAAATTTGCAAAGCCGGAATTCTATTGCGAAGGAAAGTATTCGCGCCTGTTTGTAGACTTGAACCGCACCATCACCAACAAGAGCGCGTTCAGCGAATACTACGAACAGCTCGACAAAGCGACAGCCTCAAAAGTAAAAGCGCAAGCCACCACCTATTGGAACGAATACCGCACCGTCATTGAAAAATTCGTGAAAGCAAATGCCAAGAAAGAAATCATTCACCTCGGCATCCACAGTTTTACGCCCGAATTGAACGGCAAAGTCCGCAACACTGACATCGGAATTCTCTACGACCCGAGTCGCCCGCAAGAACGCGCCTACGCGAACGTCATCAAGGAAGAAATCAAGCGACTCTACCCCGCCATGAAAGTCCGCTTCAACTACCCGTACAAGGGAACTTCCGACGGGCTTACCACCACGCTCCGCAAGAAATTCGGCCCGCGATACGTGGGTATAGAAATAGAAATCAACCAGAAATTCTTTTTATAGAAAAAGCCTCGGGATTAACCCGAGGCAATTTTCTTTTGTCACCCCGGACACTGTTCCGGGGTCACCATATTACAGGCAGTGAGCGCGGAGTTCTTCGTCGCTCAGAGTGCTGAGGTATGCAGGCGGCACATCGAGAACGGTCTTGCAACCGGTCTGGCCGTTAGCCTTCATACGGAGAGCGGCACGGGCGTAAGCCACGAGAACGCTCGTCGTGAATTCCGGGTTAGAATCGAGCTTGAGGCTGTATTCGATCACGTGAGTGTGTTCCTTGTTCATGCCGGTCTTGCCGGTACGAATCACGAAACCACCGTGAGCGAGGCCGCTGTGGTTCTTGTTGAATTCTTCTTCGCTGATGAAGTTGACGGTAGTGTCGTATT is from uncultured Fibrobacter sp. and encodes:
- a CDS encoding tyrosine-protein phosphatase, whose translation is MNKIWSIFAGLFFCTQVFIACGDSTSSAVIEIGEPTKSDTTAVEEPKAPDTSAVEEPVVPDTTTQPDTTAVEETETVVPNTTAPKETATVDTTPHYAVTEDSLGLHFILGDKEITSSELYLNYPADSFLTRFEIGDMVMVAFVGYDTLEMAVAASTSDVPIAQFVLSAINGNDYMYMSVHNGKLAEILGISVENSPVEVIVSMKEKGGHLLGLDIMRNAHYMDTYPESYPELSIEEYANFREVRTTGIGKNKLYRSSSPIDHGLGRNYYADSLAQEAGVATFINLADSENSGTSYKGYEATYYSTQNIAFLALNVDFYSKSFQERLVIGYRYMIEHEGPYLVHCTYGMDRTGFTIAVLEALMGATSEEIQADYAKTFSNYFTVREGKQIALSEEQVGFFKAVVLRNLKSVYHAAGIEVPDTSNADWASATEKFLEKLGMTQEEIAALKDRLK
- a CDS encoding N-formylglutamate amidohydrolase; its protein translation is MKLMLTCEHASNRLPAAFKKAVPADVLKTHRAYDIGAVHVFRKLVKFAKPEFYCEGKYSRLFVDLNRTITNKSAFSEYYEQLDKATASKVKAQATTYWNEYRTVIEKFVKANAKKEIIHLGIHSFTPELNGKVRNTDIGILYDPSRPQERAYANVIKEEIKRLYPAMKVRFNYPYKGTSDGLTTTLRKKFGPRYVGIEIEINQKFFL